The stretch of DNA CGTTTGTCGACGTAGTGCAGGCGGTGGTACTCGTAAGCGAGGTTGTGCAGCGGGCCGGTAAATACACCCTGCATCGACTGCAGCAACTCGCGGCTGTAGTTGCCCCGCCGGTAATCAGCAAATTGCGCATCCAACTTGCTGAGGGTATAGCGCGGGTCTTCTGCCAGGCGGGTCAATCCGTTGTGGAAGTAGGATGACAGGCGAGCGATTCTGCTACTGAGTGAAGGCAAACGATCAGATTTGGTCTTCATCCATGCCAGACTTCCACCGGTAGAAACGATGCCGAGCACACCAAGGATCACGGGGAACAAGTCGGGGTCAATTTGCAGACGGTAAAAAAAAGAAGCGACGGTGTAGGTGTTCGCATACTTGGGAAAGGCCACAGCGCTCGCGATCAATAGCAGGCCCGCGCCGAAAAACCACCATGCGCGTGTGAAACTGAATTTGAGCGGGCCGTTGTACGAGACGAACTCTTGGATCGTCTTCAATAGGTCGGTATTGGATTGAGCCGTGGCAAGACTGGCTTCGCTGTCAGCCAGCAACTTGTTTAATTTCGCGTTCTGCGATGTGTTGGCCATGTCAGGTATCCATTGATTCAGGGATGCCTGATGCGCGAGCAACGGCCTGGATTGAGGATTCGGCTTTGTTCATAAACTGTCAGAAATGTTGAAAAGGAGTGGACGATACCATTGTTGTGCCATCACTGCTTCTGGCGGATAGCAGGCATTGGCAATGGTCGAGCATTGCGACAGGCAATCCCCTGTTAAAGCGAAGCACATGCGCTGTTTCCGCTGCCCGAAATATTCATGTAGGAGCTGCCGAAGGCTGCGATCTTTTGATTTTGCCTTTTAAAAGCCAGATCAAAAGATCGTCCGATCGCGGCCCGAGCCTGCGGCAGCTCCTACAGGGGGCGGGTGAGTAGGGTTTCGAGTTTTGCCAGGGGCGGCGCATCCTGGTTGCGGTCGAATACCTGGATGCCGATTTTTAGCAATCGACCATGCTCAGCCGCTGCGATCAGCTGTTCACAGCGCAGCAACAATCGCCCCTGATCACAATCCTGCACTTTCATCCCCATCGGCAACCTGCCTTCCAACCGCAACTCCGCCATCCGACTCTGCGCCGCAATCAGCGCCACCGAGCGATCCCGCAAAATCCCGCTGCTCTGCGTCATCAACCCCGCCACGCGCACAGCCGCCGACATCGCCACGGCAATAATCGCCAGCGCCACCAGCACTTCAATCAGGGTGAAACCTGCTTCTCGCGAACGCGCACGCATAAACGGCCCAAAGCCAAAACCCAGCCCTCGACGCTAACCCGCGTGCTTGACGGCTTGACGACGAAAACACCCGAGGATTTTCAACATCACTGACATATCTTCTTGCAACACTGCGCGTCGAATCGAATCAAGCCAGGGTATGTCGAGATGGATATCGCACCTTTCAAATCGCTTCAGCAACCGATGCGCGCGCCGCGTGGGCAGCAAGGTTTTACCCTGATCGAGATCATGGTGGTGGTGGTGATTCTGGGGATTTTGGCGGCGATGGTGGTGCCCAAGGTGCTCGACCGGCCGGATCAGGCGCGGGCGACCGCGGCGAAGCAGGATATTGGTGGGTTGATGCAGGCGTTGAAGTTGTATCGCCTCGATCACGGCACTTACCCGAGCATGAACCAGGGGTTGAAGGTGTTGGTGGAGCGGCCGGCGGATGCGAAGAACAGCAATTGGCGCTCGTACCTTGAGCGTTTGCCGAACGATCCGTGGGGGCGTCCTTATCAGTACCTCAACCCCGGCGCCAACGGTGAGATCGACATCTTTTCCCTCGGTGCCGACGGTCAGCCTGACGGCGACGGCGTGAATGCCGATATCGGTTCCTGGCAGTTGTAAGGCCGGCCATGAACAGCCGCTCGCCTGAGGGGGCGAAGCAACAGGGCATGGCGATTATCAGCGCGTTGTTGATTGCGGCCGTGGTGGCGGTGATTGCGGCGGGCATGTTGACCCGGCAGAGCGTGTCGACCCGTGCGCTGGAGGCGGATCAGCAGCGTGTGCAGGGGCGTTGGGTGGTGCAGGGCGGGTTGGAGATCAGCCGGCAAATGCTCTGGGATGCACGTCAGCGCGATCCGTTGACCCGGCTCGATCAGCCGTGGGCGCAGCGTCTGTCCGCGCAAGGTTTTGAAGGGCGGCTGGAGGATGAGCAGGGCAAGTTCAATCTGCGCAATCTGGTGGCCAACGAGCGTGTGGACGAGGCGCAGGTGGCGGCGTTTCAGCGTTTGTGCGAGTTGATCGGGGTCAGCGCCGGTTTGAGTCAGCGCATCAGTCAGCGGGTGATCGCGTCCTACCCGCGACTGCTGAATGCGCAGATTGCCGAGGCGCCGAAAAGTGGTTTCGACAGTGGTCGCGCGACCTCGCCCGACGCTTCACACAAACCGCAGAACCCGACGCTGCCGATGCTGCGCAGCATCGATGATCTGCGCAGTGTCGACGGCGTGAATGAGGCGGTGATGGGCAAACTGGCGCCGTACCTGACGGTGATTCCGGCGACGACCTGGCTCAATGGCAATACTGCCACCGCGCCGGTTTTAGCTGCTTATGTGCCGGGGTTGTCGCTGGAGCGTGCGAATGCGCTGATTGCCGAGCGTGATGCCGGGCGCTGGTTTATCAACCGTGGCGATTTCGTCAACCGTTTGCGCATGCCGCAACTGGAGCTGACCAGCGTCAAGGTCGGCATCACCAGTGATTGGTTTCGCCTGCGCGGCGAGGCGCGGCGCGATCAGCGGCGGGTCAGTCTTGAGGCGTTGTTGCATCGCAGTCAGGACCGCCTGCCGCAAGTGATCTGGTCGCGGGTGGGCGTATGAGCCAGTTGAAAGTGGCGTTGCCGCCCTTGGCGGAACTGGATCTGCACAGTGAGTTGCACTGCGCCTGGCTGGATCGGCAGGGTCAGGTCACGCGGGAAGAACGCCACAGTCTGAGCCAGTTGAGTCAGCAGGCGAAACTGCCGCCGCTGGTGTGTTTTCTGCACCCGGCTGACAGCCTGTTGGCGAGTCTCGATTTGCCGCCGTTGCCTGCCAACAAGATAGTCGCGGCGGTGCAGTGCGCGGCGCAGGCGTTGATGCTGGGCGACAGCAGCGAGATGCACATCGCGCACAGCGCGCGGGACGAGGCCGGGCAGGTGCAGATCGCCTGGGCGCCTCGGCAGCACTTGTTGCGTTTTGGTCAGTTGCTGAAAAGCGCCGGGCTGAACCTGCGCGGACTCTACCCGGCGCCGTACCATTTGCCGGTGCTGCCCGGCACCGTTGCGTGCGTGCAGGACGGGCATTTATTGCTGCGCGATAGCGTGCAAGTGGCGCGGGTGCAGCCGTTGTTTGATGACGGTTTCGACGGTGTGGTGTGGGAACCGGGCGTCACTTTGCACTGGGTCGGTGATCAACCGCCGTCGGGTGCCGAGCTGCCGATGGCAGATGCGCAGCGCTGGACCGGGCCGCTACCGGGTTGGGGACTGCATGGCGCGGTCCAGCAGCAACAAACCGAGCATCGCGGCTGGGGCAGGGCGATCGCCCTGTCAGCGTTGGCCGTGGCCGTTTGGGTGATCGGTTTGAACCTGTATGCCGCCCGCGAGGCCGGGCAGGGCCAGCAGTTGAAAACCCAGATGAACCTGCGGGTAAAACAGGCCTTCCCTGAGTTACCGGTAATCCTCAACCCGTTGCAACAGGCCCGTCAGCAATTGGCGGCGCGGCAGAAGGGCGCGGCGGATGATCCGGCGCAGACTTTCAATCGTCTGGTGTTGCAGGCCGGCAGCGGCATGCCGTCGATGGCTGGCAGTGTCGAGCGGTTGGCGTTTGTCGACGGCGCTTTGCAACTGAGTCTGCTGAGTGAGGCCCGTCGTGGCGGCAATGATCAGGAGTGGCAAAGCACTTTGGCCCAGGCCGGCATCAGCGTGACGGCAGATGACGAGGGCTGGACCTTGCGTCCGGCCACTGAAGCCAGCCCAAGTGACAGCGATGACAGCGGCGGAGCAGAAGAAGATGAATAAGGCCTCGCTCGCGCTGTACCGCGCCAAGTGGCAGCGCTTTAACACTCAAGTACAGGCGCGTTGGCAGCCGTTGGCCCTGCGTGAAAAACGCATGGTTGCCGGCATGGCCATTGCGCTGATCGGTCTGCTGCTGTGGGTCGCGCTGATCCAGCCGCCGCTGAAGAAAATCGCTTATTGGCAAGCCGAGACGCCAAAGCTGCGCGCGCAGACCGAAGCGCTGGAAGTGCTGTTGCGCGAAGTCAGCGTGCGCCCGGACGGGCAAAGCGTGGCGCAGTCGCTGGAGCAAACCCTTCAGGCCAGTGGCTTGGCGGGGCATTACCAACTACAGGAGACACAGGGCGCCTGGCAGTTGACCTTCGACGCGGCGCCGGCCGACGCGGTGCTCGACTGGCTGTTGAGCACCCCGGCACAACTTTCTCTGCAAGTGGCCGAAGCCCGTTTGCAACGCGCAGACAACGCTTCGACCGAAGTCACCGCCGGCACTTTGTCAGGCACCGTTCGCATGGATCAGGCGCTGGGCGCTAAGGAAGCTTCATGAAGGGGTCAGGATCCAAACCGGCACGTCTGGCGTTGCCGATGCTGCTGATGGCGTTGAGCGCGTGCAGCAACACCAGCACGCCGCCGCCAAACCAGCCGCCGTTGCTGGTCGACAGCGAACTCGGCCGACCGCTGGCCAACACCCAGCGCAGCGGCGATGCGGTGCTTGATCGTCAACGTGCACAAGCTCAAGCGGCGCCGGAACCGCGACAGATGCACAACATCACCGAGCGTGCGCGCAGTGGCGGCGCGCCGCGTGGCACCACACTGCCGAGCAATCCGCTGGGCGATCAGCCGGTGACGCTGAATTTTGTCGACGCCGATATTCAAGCGGTGGTGCGCGCGTTGTCGCGCTCCACCGGTCAGCAGTTTCTGGTCGACCCTCGGGTGAAGGGCACGTTGACGCTGGTCTCGGAAGGCCAGGTGCCGGCACGCCAGGCCTATGACATGTTGCTCGCGGCGTTGCGCATGCAGGGCTTCAGCGTGGTGGATGTCGGTGGCGTCGCTCAGGTGGTGCCGGAAGCCGACGCGAAACTGCTCGGCGGGCCGATCTACAGCCCGGATAAGCCGGCCGGCAACGGCATGCTCACGCGCACCTTCCGCCTGCAATACGAGAACGCGGTGAACCTGATTCCGGTGCTGCGGCCGATCGTGTCGCCGAACAATCCGATCAATGCCTACCCGGGCAACAACACCATCGTCGTCACCGATTACGCCGAAAACCTGACCCGCGTCGCCCAGTTGATCCAGACCATCGACACCCCGAGCGCGATCGACACCGACGTGGTGCAGATCCAGAACGGCATCGCCGCCGACATCGCGCCGATGGTGGCTGATCTGCTCGACGCGCCGGGCAACGACCCGACGCAGAAAATTGCGGTGATCGGCGACCCGCGTTCCAACACCATCATCATCCGCGCCGGCAGCCCCGAGCGCACGGAGCTGGCGCGCAACCTGATCTACAAACTCGACAACGCGCAGAGCAATCCGAGCAACCTGCACGTGGTCTATCTGCGCAACGCGCAAGCGGCGAAACTCGCGCAGGCCTTGCGCGGTTTGCTTACCGGCGAGAGCGACAGCGGCACCAGCGACAGTGCGCGCTCGGTGCTCAGCGCGATGGGCAGTAACACCGGCAGCGGCGGTGGGCAGAATGGCCAGAGCGGTACGCAAAGCAGCGGCAGCACATCGACCAGCAATAGCAGCGGCAGCACGGGTGGCAGCTATGCGCAGGGCAGCAGTGGCAGCACAACCGGCAGCGGCGGTGCGCAGAACAGCGAACAGAACATCGCGTTCAGCGCTGGCGGGGTGACCATTCAGGCCGACGCCACCACCAACACTTTGCTGATTTCTGCCCCGGACCCGCTGTATCGCAACCTGCGCGAGGTGATCGATCTGCTCGACCAGCGCCGTGCGCAAGTGGTGATCGAAAGCCTGATCGTCGAGGTCGGCGAAGACGATGCCAGCGAATTCGGCGTGCAGTGGCAGACCGGCAATCTGGGCGGCAACGGTGTGATCGGCGGCGCCAATCTGGGCGGCTCGGGGCTCAACACCAATGGCAAGACCAGCATCGACGTGCTGCCCAAAGGCCTGAACCTTGGCTACGTCAACGGCACCGTCGACATCCCCGGCATCGGCAAGATTCTCGACCTGAAGGTGCTGGCCCGGGCGCTGAAAAGCAAGGGCGGCACCAACGTGCTGTCGACGCCGAACCTGCTGACCCTGGACAACGAAGCGGCGAGCATTTTCGTCGGCCAGACCATTCCGTTTGTCAGCGGCAGCTACGTCACCGGCGGTGGGGGCACCAGCAACAACCCGTTCCAGACCGTGACCCGTGAAGAGGTGGGTTTGAAGCTCAATGTGCGGCCGCAGATTTCCGAGGGCGGTACGGTCAAGCTCGACATTTATCAGGAAGTCAGCAGCATTGATGAACGCGCTTCGGCCAGCGCGACGTCGGCGGGCATCGTCACCAACAAGCGCGCGATCGACA from Pseudomonas sp. P8_229 encodes:
- the gspI gene encoding type II secretion system minor pseudopilin GspI; amino-acid sequence: MRARSREAGFTLIEVLVALAIIAVAMSAAVRVAGLMTQSSGILRDRSVALIAAQSRMAELRLEGRLPMGMKVQDCDQGRLLLRCEQLIAAAEHGRLLKIGIQVFDRNQDAPPLAKLETLLTRPL
- the gspG gene encoding type II secretion system major pseudopilin GspG, with the protein product MDIAPFKSLQQPMRAPRGQQGFTLIEIMVVVVILGILAAMVVPKVLDRPDQARATAAKQDIGGLMQALKLYRLDHGTYPSMNQGLKVLVERPADAKNSNWRSYLERLPNDPWGRPYQYLNPGANGEIDIFSLGADGQPDGDGVNADIGSWQL
- the gspK gene encoding type II secretion system minor pseudopilin GspK, with product MNSRSPEGAKQQGMAIISALLIAAVVAVIAAGMLTRQSVSTRALEADQQRVQGRWVVQGGLEISRQMLWDARQRDPLTRLDQPWAQRLSAQGFEGRLEDEQGKFNLRNLVANERVDEAQVAAFQRLCELIGVSAGLSQRISQRVIASYPRLLNAQIAEAPKSGFDSGRATSPDASHKPQNPTLPMLRSIDDLRSVDGVNEAVMGKLAPYLTVIPATTWLNGNTATAPVLAAYVPGLSLERANALIAERDAGRWFINRGDFVNRLRMPQLELTSVKVGITSDWFRLRGEARRDQRRVSLEALLHRSQDRLPQVIWSRVGV
- the gspL gene encoding type II secretion system protein GspL, yielding MSQLKVALPPLAELDLHSELHCAWLDRQGQVTREERHSLSQLSQQAKLPPLVCFLHPADSLLASLDLPPLPANKIVAAVQCAAQALMLGDSSEMHIAHSARDEAGQVQIAWAPRQHLLRFGQLLKSAGLNLRGLYPAPYHLPVLPGTVACVQDGHLLLRDSVQVARVQPLFDDGFDGVVWEPGVTLHWVGDQPPSGAELPMADAQRWTGPLPGWGLHGAVQQQQTEHRGWGRAIALSALAVAVWVIGLNLYAAREAGQGQQLKTQMNLRVKQAFPELPVILNPLQQARQQLAARQKGAADDPAQTFNRLVLQAGSGMPSMAGSVERLAFVDGALQLSLLSEARRGGNDQEWQSTLAQAGISVTADDEGWTLRPATEASPSDSDDSGGAEEDE
- the gspM gene encoding type II secretion system protein GspM encodes the protein MNKASLALYRAKWQRFNTQVQARWQPLALREKRMVAGMAIALIGLLLWVALIQPPLKKIAYWQAETPKLRAQTEALEVLLREVSVRPDGQSVAQSLEQTLQASGLAGHYQLQETQGAWQLTFDAAPADAVLDWLLSTPAQLSLQVAEARLQRADNASTEVTAGTLSGTVRMDQALGAKEAS
- the gspD gene encoding type II secretion system secretin GspD, whose translation is MKGSGSKPARLALPMLLMALSACSNTSTPPPNQPPLLVDSELGRPLANTQRSGDAVLDRQRAQAQAAPEPRQMHNITERARSGGAPRGTTLPSNPLGDQPVTLNFVDADIQAVVRALSRSTGQQFLVDPRVKGTLTLVSEGQVPARQAYDMLLAALRMQGFSVVDVGGVAQVVPEADAKLLGGPIYSPDKPAGNGMLTRTFRLQYENAVNLIPVLRPIVSPNNPINAYPGNNTIVVTDYAENLTRVAQLIQTIDTPSAIDTDVVQIQNGIAADIAPMVADLLDAPGNDPTQKIAVIGDPRSNTIIIRAGSPERTELARNLIYKLDNAQSNPSNLHVVYLRNAQAAKLAQALRGLLTGESDSGTSDSARSVLSAMGSNTGSGGGQNGQSGTQSSGSTSTSNSSGSTGGSYAQGSSGSTTGSGGAQNSEQNIAFSAGGVTIQADATTNTLLISAPDPLYRNLREVIDLLDQRRAQVVIESLIVEVGEDDASEFGVQWQTGNLGGNGVIGGANLGGSGLNTNGKTSIDVLPKGLNLGYVNGTVDIPGIGKILDLKVLARALKSKGGTNVLSTPNLLTLDNEAASIFVGQTIPFVSGSYVTGGGGTSNNPFQTVTREEVGLKLNVRPQISEGGTVKLDIYQEVSSIDERASASATSAGIVTNKRAIDTSILLDDGQIMVLGGLLQDGYSQSNEAVPWLGTLPGIGALFRNERRAITKTNLMVFLRPYIIRDSDAGRSITLNRYDFMRRAQGGLQPERSWAMPDMQAPQLPTAAQGVPSSVPASGPRATIKAVPIEGSTRF